A genomic region of Castor canadensis chromosome 16, mCasCan1.hap1v2, whole genome shotgun sequence contains the following coding sequences:
- the LOC109683877 gene encoding LOW QUALITY PROTEIN: orphan sodium- and chloride-dependent neurotransmitter transporter NTT5 (The sequence of the model RefSeq protein was modified relative to this genomic sequence to represent the inferred CDS: substituted 1 base at 1 genomic stop codon), which yields MSTWNQSCGECQPQQRSWEKNPGVSRAVRTNAMESFQDFSDETEEESTRKLHTANSRNWSFKAKICAAKMTNNILNTKTTENILIQVAFSVWLDSIWRFPYLCHRNGGGPFILVYFVMLLLLGIPLMYMEVVIGHWLQVDNIRVWKQLVSWLGGLGYANILVNENSSQEAPCSPPWSCVSTLPTSSAHHVRPQVSILVSLCNSVIISWSLFYLCNSFNHPLPWDHCPMVKNISVTGGSXVPGFPPDFSCLWTVPHQYFWYHTTLQVSDHIEDGIEVPVLHLTLGLFAVWIFLFLIMIAGIKTSMSILTFLIFLPYILLFCLFIRSLFLEGAGASLKRLVTTEVSTLSSLDLWHQAGSQVLYSLGLGMGTIITFSSYKTRGDNCVKMASFVALINVLTSVLTTSIIFVVLGFWATTSGHACVEKSVSSLKKLIAKGVLPQEAKPPESILLKPPLDYLDWISHLPKYLQHKVIHLSPSCSIMEQKEKFMEGSGLAFAAFSQAVSLLPGTPFWAITFFLTLAIVKLSTMIRIVESIAFPLQNATSFFMKHPRLVPVFVCLGGFLGSLIFTSRSGSYVVSLFDDYLVPMILLIIVIAQNVTLAWIYGVARFRQEMLSKLDRLLWPTFLFLCSYVTPPGLLALLSFIFMHLYRKGAPYYISWNSSVSQEVKQPYLRSVLWRTTFFSTLPLLLLLAHPLHHWWHLETRLSKMMPHKSLKWPQKKPNVIVQDHVNKMLSREIGLPTLKRSIEDSSWSNMLLSHSADKAATPQQVKPSSLAVDKSGGYGDPMKKQLPGNPAQ from the exons GTGTTAGCAGGGCTGTTAGGACGAACGCCATGGAATCCTTTCAGGACTTCTCTGATGAGACAGAGGAAGAGTCCACCAGGAAACTCCACACTGCCAATTCAAGGAATTGGAGCTTCAAGGCCAAGATTTGTGCCGCCAAGATGACAAACAACATCCTGAATACTAAAACCACTGAGAACATCTTGATCCAGGTGGCCTTCTCTGTTTGGCTGGACAGTATATGGCGTTTTCCTTACCTATGTCACCGGAATGGAGGAG GCCCCTTTATCCTGGTATACTTCGTCATGCTGCTCTTGCTGGGGATTCCCCTCATGTACATGGAGGTGGTCATAGGCCACTGGCTGCAGGTGGACAATATCCGAGTCTGGAAGCAGCTCGTCTCCTGGCTAGGTGGTTTGGGCTACGCTAACATACTGGTAAATGAGAACTCCAGCCAAGAGGCTCCCTGTTCACCCCCATGGTCCTGTGTCTccaccctccccacctcttcgGCCCACCATGTTCGCCCTCAGGTAAGCATCTTGGTGAGCTTGTGTAACAGTGTCATCATCTCCTGGAGCCTCTTCTATCTGTGCAACTCCTTCAATCACCCCCTCCCCTGGGACCATTGCCCAATGGTGAAGAACATCAGTGTTACTG GTGGTAGCTAAGTGCCTGGATTTCCCCCAGACTTCTCTTGCCTTTGGACTGTGCCCCACCAGTACTTCTGGTATCACACCACCCTGCAAGTCTCAGACCACATTGAAGATGGGATTGAGGTCCCCGTTCTACACCTCACCCTAGGCCTCTTCGCAGTCTGGATCTTCCTCTTCTTAATCATGATAGCAGGGATAAAGACTTCAATGTCT ATCCTGACTTTCTTGATATTCCTCCCCTACATCCTCCTCTTCTGCCTCTTCATTCGGAGTCTTTTCTTGGAAGGTGCAGGTGCCAGCCTCAAACGTCTGGTGACCACAGAG GTCTCTACCTTATCCTCACTGGACCTATGGCATCAGGCAGGAAGTCAAGTGCTCTATTCCTTGGGTCTGGGCATGGGCACCATCATCACTTTCTCCTCCTACAAAACTAGAGGTGACAACTGTGTCAAGATGGCCTCCTTTGTGGCCTTGATCAATGTGTTGACTTCTGTGCTGACCACATCCATCatctttgtagtactggggttctGGGCTACCACCAGTGGCCACGCCTGCGTTGAGAA GAGTGTCTCAAGTCTGAAAAAGCTGATAGCCAAGGGGGTGCTGCCCCAGGAGGCCAAACCTCCAGAGAGCATCCTGCTCAAGCCCCCTCTGGACTACCTGGACTGGATCAGCCACCTCCCCAAATATCTGCAGCACAAGGTCATCCACCTCTCCCCATCCTGCAGCATCATGGAGCAGAAGGAGAAG TTCATGGAGGGCTCCGGGCTGGCATTTGCAGCCTTCTCCCAAGCTGTCTCGCTGCTCCCTGGCACCCCTTTCTGGGCCATCACCTTCTTCCTGACTTTGGCCATCGTGAAGCTGAGCACCATGATCAGAATCGTGGAGAGCATTGCCTTTCCCCTCCAGAACGCCACCTCCTTCTTCATGAAGCACCCCAGGCTGGTCCCAG TGTTCGTCTGCTTGGGAGGTTTTCTGGGCAGCCTCATCTTCACCAGTCGCTCAGGCAGCTATGTAGTGTCCTTGTTTGATGACTACCTGGTCCCTATGATCCTCCTCATCATTGTGATAGCCCAGAACGTGACTCTGGCCTGGATCTATGGAGTTGCGAG GTTCAGGCAGGAGATGCTTAGCAAGCTGGACCGCCTGCTGTGGCCAACCTTCCTGTTCCTGTGTAGCTACGTGACGCCACCTGGGCTGCTGGCTCTCCTCAGCTTCATCTTTATGCACCTCTACCGCAAAGGGGCCCCTTACTACATTTCCTGGAACAGCAGTGTG AGCCAGGAAGTAAAACAACCCTACCTGAGAAGCGTCCTGTGGCGGACCACCTTCTTCAGCACCCTTCCTCTACTGCTGCTCCTGGCCCACCCGCTGCACCACTGGTGGCACTTAGAAACGCGACTGTCCAAAATGATGCCCCACAAGTCCTTAAAGTGGCCCCAAAAGAAACCCAATGTCATTGTCCAGGATCATGTCAACAAAATGCTATCAAGGGAGATCGGCCTTCCAACTCTGAAGAGGAGCATTGAGGACTCTTCCTGGTCCAACATGCTTCTGTCACACTCAGCAGACAAGGCTGCAACTCCACAGCAAGTGAAGCCATCCTCCTTAGCCGTGGACAAGAGTGGGGGGTATGGGGATCCCATGAAAAAGCAGCTGCCAGGTAACCCTGCTCAGTAG
- the LOC141417835 gene encoding orphan sodium- and chloride-dependent neurotransmitter transporter NTT5-like: MGLYYSMIMAWSLFYLVQSFQDPLPWTLCPSLTNSSDLDPECVRTTPTTYFWYRKLLKATDEVEINTGLPILHLSACVFVTWLIICISMIKGLRSTGKMMYVLVLLPYLILFGLLIRSLLLDGAFFGLKNLLAAKVSALFSVDVWRRIGNQIFLSMGTGFGSFTAVSSYIPRSNNCISGAFAVALHNLVVSLTATLIVFSMMGNVATVNAQKCYITNADTVRNLVANGVLPAGVQPPDSLYYDPSTIYIKWIDSLPREVKNEVLQYLSRCSRIEQLNQIMNGPGVAFVSFTNLISVFSGPNFWAIIVFLLLITLGLSTMVGIIQGIITPLQDTFSFLRKHTKFLTVSICVSMFLSSLGFAWPSSSYFMNLLDDYWVSLPLFCIVILENVAMAWIYGARR; this comes from the exons ATGGGACTATACTATAGTATGATCATGGCCTGGAGTCTCTTCTATTTGGTTCAGTCTTTCCAGGACCCACTGCCTTGGACATTGTGCCCCTCGCTGACGAACTCCAGTGATTTGG ACCCTGAATGTGTAAGGACAACACCCACAACATACTTCTGGTACCGGAAACTGTTGAAGGCCACAGATGAAGTTGAAATCAATACTGGGCTCCCAATCTTGCACCTCAGTGCGTGTGTCTTTGTGACCTGGCTAATTATTTGCATCTCCATGATCAAAGGCCTCAGATCAACTGGGAAG ATGATGTACGTCTTGGTACTTCTTCCCTACCTCATCCTTTTTGGTCTCCTTATCCGGAGTCTCCTGCTGGATGGTGCATTTTTTGGACTCAAGAATTTGTTGGCTGCCAAG GTATCAGCCCTGTTCTCTGTTGATGTGTGGCGACGGATAGGAAACCAGATCTTTTTATCAATGGGTACTGGCTTTGGCAGCTTCACCGCAGTCAGCTCGTACATCCCTCGATCCAACAACTGTATCAGTGGTGCGTTTGCTGTGGCTCTTCACAACCTGGTCGTCTCGCTGACTGCCACATTGATTGTATTTTCCATGATGGGCAATGTGGCCACAGTGAACGCCCAAAAATGTTACATTAC GAATGCTGATACAGTAAGGAATCTGGTAGCCAATGGCGTGCTGCCTGCTGGGGTCCAGCCCCCAGACAGTCTATATTATGATCCAAGCACCATCTATATAAAATGGATCGACAGCTTGCCCAGAGAAGTAAAAAATGAGGTCCTCCAATATTTGTCTAGATGCAGCAGAATTGAACAATTGAATCAG ATTATGAATGGACCAGGTGTGGCCTTTGTGTCATTTACCAAcctcatctctgtgttttctggACCCAACTTTTGGGCCATCATTGTATTCTTGTTGCTGATAACCCTGGGGCTGAGCACCATGGTAGGGATCATACAGGGCATCATCACCCCTCTCCAGGACACCTTCTCTTTCCTCAGGAAACACACAAAATTTCTCACAG TGAGCATCTGTGTGTCTATGTTCCTGAGCAGTCTCGGGTTTGCATGGCCCTCAAGCAGCTATTTTATGAACCTGTTGGATGATTACTGGGTATCTCTGCCTCTCTTCTGCATTGTCATCTTGGAGAATGTGGCCATGGCCTGGATCTATGGAGCCAGGAGGTGA
- the LOC141418051 gene encoding orphan sodium- and chloride-dependent neurotransmitter transporter NTT5-like: MLPPDAHPPINLHENPSSIYNTWLNNLPQHVKDMVLRKVPECTIQSQFLKIKEGTHFVVPTFLEVTSVLPGSAFWSIFFFLMLLTLGLSTSVGLIHSIITSLQDTFSSLRKQPKLLTVGISLLMFLCGLFFTRPSGTYFIRLLSEYCIILPIIFILICENIAVAWAYGAKRFLEDLTDLLGRPISPIYGWLWCFVSPLVLLVLFAAIVFQLCMKPLVYTAWDSSSVRLLFQAQGPPGSGARPFNPLTY; the protein is encoded by the exons ATGCTCCCTCCTGATGCTCATCCCCCTATCAACCTTCATGAGAACCCATCCTCCATCTACAACACCTGGCTCAACAACCTTCCCCAGCACGTGAAGGACATGGTCCTCAGGAAGGTGCCTGAATGCACCATACAAAGTCAGTTTTTAAAG ATTAAAGAGGGAACACACTTTGTAGTCCCTACCTTTCTTGAAGTCACATCAGTCCTTCCTGGGTCTGCCTTCTGGTCTATCTTCTTCTTCCTGATGTTGCTGACCCTGGGGCTGAGCACCAGTGTAGGACTTATTCACAGCATCATTACCTCACTCCAGGACACCTTCTCTTCCCTCAGGAAACAACCAAAGCTGCTCACAG TGGGCATATCTCTGCTAATGTTCCTGTGCGGCCTCTTCTTCACTCGACCTTCAGGCACCTACTTCATCAGATTGCTGAGTGAATACTGTATCATCCTCCCCATCATTTTCATCCTCATCTGTGAGAACATTGCTGTGGCCTGGGCCTATGGGGCCAAGAG GTTCCTTGAAGACCTGACAGACCTGTTGGGCCGTCCCATCTCTCCCATCTATGGTTGGCTGTGGTGCTTTGTGTCTCCACTTGTGCTTCTAGTCCTGTTTGCGGCCATTGTGTTTCAACTCTGTATGAAGCCCCTTGTCTATACAGCCTGGGACTCAAGCAGTGTGAGACTCCTTTTCCAAGCCCAAGGGCCCCCAGGGAGTGGAGCCAGACCTTTCAATCCCCTAACTTACTGA